A single window of Streptomyces xanthii DNA harbors:
- a CDS encoding acetyl-CoA C-acetyltransferase: MTTDAYVYDAIRTPRGKGKPNGSLHGTKPIDLVVGLIHEIRARFPDLDPAAIDDIVLGVVGPVGDQGSDIARIAAIAAGLPDTVAGVQENRFCASGLEAVNLAAMKVRSGWEDLVLAGGVESMSRVPMASDGGAWFADPMTNFDTGFVPQGIGADLIATIEGFSRRDVDEYAALSQERAAAAVKDGRFERSVVPVKDRSGLTVLDHDEFLRPGTTADSLARLKPSFKDIGDLGGFDAVALQKYHWVEKIDHVHHAGNSSGIVDGASLVAIGSREVGERYGLTPRARIVSAAVSGSEPTIMLTGPAPATRKALAKAGLTIDDIDLVEINEAFAAVVLRFVKDMGLSLDKVNVNGGAIALGHPLGATGAMILGTLVDELERRDLRYGLATLCVGGGMGIATIVERI, translated from the coding sequence GTGACCACAGACGCGTACGTCTACGACGCGATCCGCACCCCGCGCGGCAAGGGCAAGCCCAACGGCTCGCTGCACGGCACCAAGCCGATCGACCTGGTCGTCGGGCTCATCCACGAGATCCGCGCCCGCTTCCCCGACCTCGACCCCGCCGCGATCGACGACATCGTCCTCGGCGTCGTCGGCCCCGTCGGCGACCAGGGCTCCGACATCGCCCGCATCGCCGCCATCGCGGCCGGCCTGCCCGACACCGTCGCCGGCGTCCAGGAGAACCGCTTCTGTGCCTCGGGCCTGGAAGCCGTGAACCTGGCCGCCATGAAGGTCCGCTCCGGCTGGGAGGACCTCGTCCTCGCCGGCGGCGTCGAGTCCATGTCGCGCGTGCCGATGGCCTCCGACGGCGGCGCCTGGTTCGCCGACCCGATGACCAACTTCGACACCGGCTTCGTGCCGCAGGGCATCGGCGCCGACCTCATCGCCACCATCGAGGGCTTCTCGCGGCGTGACGTCGACGAGTACGCGGCGCTCTCCCAGGAGCGGGCCGCCGCCGCCGTCAAGGACGGCCGCTTCGAGCGGTCCGTCGTCCCGGTCAAGGACCGCAGCGGCCTCACCGTGCTCGACCACGACGAGTTCCTGCGCCCGGGCACCACCGCGGACTCGCTGGCCCGGCTGAAGCCGTCCTTCAAGGACATCGGCGACCTCGGCGGCTTCGACGCGGTGGCGCTGCAGAAGTACCACTGGGTCGAGAAGATCGACCACGTCCACCACGCGGGCAACTCCTCCGGCATCGTCGACGGCGCCTCCCTCGTCGCCATCGGCTCGCGCGAGGTGGGGGAGCGGTACGGGCTCACGCCGCGCGCCCGGATCGTCTCCGCGGCCGTGTCCGGCTCCGAGCCGACCATCATGCTCACCGGTCCCGCGCCGGCCACCCGCAAGGCACTCGCCAAGGCCGGGCTGACCATCGACGACATCGACCTCGTCGAGATCAACGAGGCGTTCGCGGCCGTGGTGCTCCGCTTCGTGAAGGACATGGGGCTCTCGCTGGACAAGGTGAACGTGAACGGCGGGGCGATCGCGCTCGGGCACCCGCTGGGGGCGACCGGGGCGATGATCCTCGGCACGCTGGTGGACGAGCTCGAGCGGCGGGACCTCCGGTACGGGCTGGCGACGCTGTGTGTCGGGGGCGGGATGGGCATCGCCACGATCGTGGAGCGGATCTAG